In Aedes albopictus strain Foshan chromosome 3, AalbF5, whole genome shotgun sequence, the genomic window GAAAACAAACACAAACTaccataaaaaaataacaaataggTGGCGCTAATTAATCCGCTCAAGAAATTAAATGCGAAAGGTAGGAGAAGTTTAGGTGTCAAACTTCGGACTTTTACGAAGTTTGAGCTCCGATTATACACTATCCCTTATTAACTCGGCCACTTGCAAAGGAAATTCTTTTCTGTCGCAACCACCAGAAGAATTAGAAGTGCGCGTCGTGATATTAAATTTCAAGAAAGGTTGAACCTAAAGAAAGTGTAGTGATCTTATTAATCTAATTGTGTGTTTTTGTTAAAGTTTTCAGCAGTTAGGCCGTCCTTAAACCTAATAGTACGGTGAAGAAAGTGTACAAAAAGTTCCTTAAAACTAGTAGTACGGTGGGTGaagaaaaatattgtataacctaAAAATGTATTAAAACCAATATTCCTATATAGAAAGCTAACTAGTGCTAAAAGTACACGGTAAACAAGTATTTCGGTGAAAGTAAcgttttttgaaaaaggtaattgTATAAACGAGTTGAGAATAGGGGAGAAATAGTTAAAAACGTCACACGATAGGGTACTAATGCCACATGGCAGGTCCATCAGTGGGCCTTTTTCTTTTGTTCTTCGGAACAGGTTCCCAGCGCTTCTCCGGGAGTTTTTGTCTGCCAAAAGGCGATCCAGAACCCTGCGCACACCGTCAACAAGCCATCGTTGGACAGAAAAGTGAAGGATCTGCCTGCTACGGAACTCCTCGGCGCCAGTGGTTCCCAGTTCCAAGATCACCCAGACAATAGGCAAGCCGCTGTACCAGCCGAATAATTAGTACTTGTTTAGCCGTCACACGCTTCACCCTGAAGGTCAGCCGACTGTTCTGCTCTGCTGCTGTACGACGAATGACGCTCGTGTTCGGCAGCACCTTTGCCGTACTCCAGTAAACCCACGCACACACGATTCCCGTACGAATACCAATACATTCATCTTTCAACTGTCATTCCTGATACCCGTCACTGAAACCGTGTAGTTCAACTTGACCGTTAGCGACTCGATGAAACCATACCCCGTTACACTCCTCCCATATTTTGGATTCATAATACATCTTAAGATCAATATTACAAGTATTACAAACATTTTATTGATATCCTCTCAAACTGTTACATTGACTAAATTACAAAATCGTTAAACCTAACCGGTCGTCTGATAATTCGTTTTGGGGAACTGTTATCTTTCCCTTGATCTTCAGTGGAGGTCAACGAGCGATCCGTAGTACTAAGATGTGTATCAGAAGAGCTGTTCTCATCGGAAAGTGCTGATTCTGctgtcagcaatttcttcaggtgaGAGCTGTTGCGTCGATACTCTTTACCAGTTCGATTTGAGCGTACAGTGATTTCGCTTCCTTTGATGTCAATTATCTCAAACTCCTCACTCCCGAAGTTTGGTTCATACGATCCAGACTTGAAGTTCTTCATCAACACTACATCTCCTCTCCCCAAATTATGCGCCTTGGCTTGTCGGGACACATCTGCTTGTAGTTTACGCTGCTCCTTCTGTTGCATGTCTCTATCTCTGGAAGATTCCCAGTTCAAATTTGGTGGTTGGTGAATGGATGGAATTCGGTTCCGTATCTCACGGCCAAACATCATTTGGCCTGGAGACACTCCTGTAGCCTCTTGAGGTGTTGAATGGTACAGCGTCAAATACTCATAGAGATCAGCCTTCCAGTCTGTTCCCTGAATAATGCTGATTTTGATTCGTTTCCCAATATTTCGCATCTGTCTTTCTACTGCCCCATTTTGTTCCGGCCAATATGGGGTAGAAAGATTGAGATGTATGCCGTAGCTCAAACAAAAGTTCCGAAACTCAATCGCTCTAAACTGTGGCCCGTTATCTGATGTAATTGACCGAGGAATGCCAAAAGCACTAAACATCCTCAGTAGAGTTCCGATAACCTTTTGTGTTGTAGCCGGTTTCATTGGTTCCACTTGTACAAACCTACATAAAATACAGTAGGATATAAAAAATAAGAATTGTTGCCTCTGGCTAATTAATCTCATAAACATACCTGCACGTGTAGCAAACAACAACCAATAGTGACATCTCCCCCGGGAGACCTTCTTTAAAATCGATTGCCAGATCTTGCCACGGCATAGTCGGCATCCGACGAGACATGGGATTAGGCTTATCCGGTAGCGCAGTCATCTTACATGGCTTACAGTTGCGAATAATTGTATCGACCAGCTTGTCCATGAACGGGAACCAAACCTTGGATCTAATCAACGCCTTCATCGATATTCCTCCTTGATGTCCTAGGTGTGCCAGGTTGACTATCTTTTCTCTCAACGCAGTGGGAATGACAATCCTGTCTCCTCTTAATATCAATTCCCCGTACAGTGTTAAATCATCCTTGACTGTTGCTGTTTTGAACTCATTCGGTACTTCATCCCAAATCCCCGAGTATATCGCTTCTTTGACTTTCTGTAGATCATTATCGGCCAGGGTTGCTTTTTCCAGTTCCTCAATTGATAAAACCGACGGTTTAATCTCATCTGCTAACCAACTAATGACATCCGAGCGAGTACCGTAATCTTTCACGCCTTGGGACAGACGAGAGAGTGAGTCAGCCAAATTGTCTTCCCCTGGCTCATATTTTACAGTAAAATCGAAGCTCTGCAACCGAAGGATCCACCTTTCTATACGCGCGGATGGTTTCGACTTTACCCGGTTGAATAGATATTCCAGAGGTTTACAATCTGTGACGAGCGTGAAATGCTTGCCGTATAGGTATACGTAAAGTTTTTCCATGGCCCATATGATGGCATAGCATTCTTTTTCTGTTTGACAATACTTTTGCTCAAACTCAGCCAAACTCTTCGATATGCAGGAAATTGTTCGCGATACACCGTCTTTAGTCTGAATCAGTATTGCCCCCAAACCGTATGGGCTGGCGTCTGTCACTAACACCGTTTCGTCATTAGGGTCAAAGAAACCGAGGTAACCTGCGTTTGCAATCATGCCCTTCACCGCTTCCAATTCTTGAGTGTGTTTATCGTTCCAAATGAACAGGCTGCCCTTATTCAAAAGGGATCTCATATTAAAAGTGTGGGCCGACAAATTGGGGATAAACTTTCCAACGAAATTTACGAGACCTAACAAAGATCTCAATTCGGAAACGGAGGACGGTGGTTGTAAATCCAAAATAGCTTTAACTTTTCCGTCTGTCGGACGAATACCTTCAACGGACACAATATGACCTAGAAACTCTACGCTAGGTACTCCAAAGACCGATTTCTCTTTGTTAATCTTCATGTTAAATTTCTCAATTCTCCGAAGGACTTCACGCAGAGTTTCGTCGTGTTCTTCGACTGTCTCCCCATAAATTAGAAAATCATCCATATAAACTATCAGTCCTTTGATGCCCCTGAACAAGTTTTCCATTTCTCGTTGGAAAAGTTCTGGAGCGGATTTGATTCCAAACATCAATCTGCAGAATCTGTATACTCCGCTCCTGGCCACAAATGTAGTGATATGTCTACTGTCGCCATCAAGCTCAAAATGATAGTAAGCGGCCTCGAGATCGATCTTGGACAATTTAGCAAcctaattgaaataaaaaaaaccataACGTATGTTTTCTACGAACTAAAACATTCTTATTTATTAGCATACCTTTTTAATTCCAGACATTGCATCGTCAATATTAGGCATCGGGTAGTTTTCACGTTTCACCGCTTTGTTGGCAGCCCGCATGTCTACGCACAGTCTGATTCTACCATCCGATTTTCTAACGGGAACCAGTGGCGAAACCCAAGTTATCGGTCCTTCCGCTCGTTCGATGATATTTTTGTCCAGCAAATCTTGAATTGTTTTCTCCACATCCGCCTCCATTGAGATGGGAAAACGTCGAACTGCTTGCACAACTGGTGGTACCGAATGATCAACTTGGATGGGTAGCTTGACTTCCGgtatcttcgggaattcttcatgaCCCTGAACCTCCACATTTGAACGATCCGTAGCAGAAATACTGTTAACATGAtagccgattttcaaaattcccaaaGCGAAAGCAGTTCCTTTGCTCAACAAGCTGACTTGGCCATGTGGAGCAACCATAACATGAGCCCAAATACCTGTCTCGTCACCCGGAATTTTGATCTCCGTTTCGAATACTGCGTTGAAGACGATATCACGATCGGACGCAAAAGCTTTGAATGTCTTTTCGCCGGCTTGAGGCTCCCGTTCGTTCATAATTCGCGCTCCCTGATCCTTCAGACGTTTGTAGGTCTTTGCATCGATGATGTTGGCTGGAGAACCCGAATCGATGATCATCTTTATGGGAACTCCACCGACATCCATCTCGAGTACTTCAGTCATCTCCTCCGACTTCACGAAAAACACTCCCTTGTCCGTTTCGTTACTGTTCTCAACGATCGCGTGAATTCGTTTGGCTCCTACCTGTCGTCTGTTGGCATGTTCGTCGTGTTTTCGTTTCCGGCAACATACTTTAAAATGGCCTTTTGTGTGGCAACCGTAACATTCCACATTCTTTGCTGGGCACTTCTCGATATCTCTTGCCAAATGACCCGGTCTGTTGCAATTGTAGCACTTCCTGTTATTATCAGCCGACCTTGTACTGAATGATACTCTGCCAACGACTTTCTGGGTTAGGTCACTTTCCCCGTAAGACGTGGAGGGTCTCTCATACTCTCTCGTTTGTTTTTGTACTTCTTCCAAAGTCTTTCCCAGTGATATTACTTCAGCCAATGACATTTCGGTCGTCAAAAGCCTTTTCCGGAGTTCAGTCGAGCTACAACCCTCGATGACTTGATCGACTATCATATCGTCCACGTCGGAGAAAATGCAACGGTTAGCTTGTTCTCGCAATCGATACACAAACTCTTCAAAGGGTTCTTGATTGTTTTGCCGCATTGATCTCAGAATATGTCGTTCGAATCTTTTCTTCAACTGTGGAGCAAAGTATTCATCGAGGGAGAGAATCGCTGATTCGTATTTCAAAACAATcacttcctccaaaatttcttcattttCATCGATTGTTTTCTGGACCTCCCACTTTGCAACCTTGTCGTAATATGTCTGAAGATCAATGCCTCCTAGAACTAGCAAAAGGTTGAACTTCTCTTCGTCCTGTTCCACTTTGTTTGCATTTAAAAACCGTTCCAGAGCTCTCTTCCACTTAATCCAGTCGTTTCTGGGGTCTGCACCTATCTTGAAAGGTGGCATCGCTGACGCATCTATAaccaaaaacaaagaaatatGCATCCCTTAGTTCATTTCCACTTGAAAAATCACGATTATTTCCtaatgacttgacttttttttctGTAAGCATTGTATATTCCCATCAATTGCAATCAACCTTCGTCTTCTAGCTATAATTTTCCTTTATTTATGTTTTATAAAACGTAACCTTGCTACGTCCACTGTAATCCAAAAATTGAGTTTTCACTTCGATCCACAATAACATGTTCTTTCAACCGATAATCATCGTTCCAACATTTGTATCCATCAATCAACAAATACAATATCGATCAGTCAGTTCGACATAATGTCCACAGGCACGTAGCATCTGCTTCCGATTTCCCCCAAGGCATTCGCACTAGGCTCCCTAAGCGTTCCTTCGCACGTAGCGTTCCTTCGCACGTAGCGTTCCTTCGCACGTAGCGTTCCTTCGCACGTAACGTTCCTCCGCACGTAGCATTCCTTCGCACGTAGCGTTCCTTCGCACGTAGCGTTACTTCGCATTAAACGTCCACCAGCACGAAGCTTTACACAAAATGGCCTTTCGAACGAGGTAAACTTTTCTTCGCACGCAGCGTTCCTTTGTACTTCTAGTCACGGAGATAACCTTGCACCCGAACACAAATGTTGAATTTCcacttatttttttcctttccgtTGTTCACACGAAgtgatctatttttttttcttctatggaatccaaataaatgttcaaaatgctGATTATCTCACTGCTGCCAATTTCTCGTATTAGTTTTCACTTTTCGTTCCATTTCATTTGTCCGCCATCTTGTTTTTTCGCTCTAGCCAAGCAGTAACCATTCagggcaaaaaaaaaatccaattcggACATTGTTGGTAATTTCACATTTTATCCATAGTATTCCTCCCGTTTTCACCAATTTTGCAACTCTGATATCGAAACTTACCTATTTTTACCGTCGCCGCCATTGTACCAGCCGAATAATTAGTACTTGTTTAGCCGTCACACGCTTCACCCTGAAGGTCAGCCGACTGTTCTGCTCTGCTGCTGTACGACGAATGACGCTCGTGTTCGGCAGCACCTTTGCCGTACTCCAGTAAACCCACGCACACACGATTCCCGTACGAATACCAATACATTCATCTTTCAACTGTCATTCCTGATACCCGTCACTGAAACCGTGTAGTTCAACTTGACCGTTAGCGACTCGATGAAACCATACCCCGTTACAGCCGCCATTGTCAAACCGACAATAGCCTGTCGGACGTTATTGTCCCGGCGACAATCGGAGTTGGGACTGCTATTGTGTCATTGTCCTTCGGATATCCGCCATTTTGCACCTCGAACAATATCCCGTACAAAGATATCGCCCATCAGAATCAACCATCCGATCCGGCGGCCCGGAATCTCATTGGAGAGTTCCGCTGCCCCTCCGAAACAAGCCATCCCCTCCGGCGGCGTTTAGCCCGCTTGAGAAGCCCACATCGAAGCAAGCCATCCCCTCCGGCGGCGTTAAGCCCGCTTGAGACGTCCGCAGCATACCAAGCCATCCCCTCCGGCGGCCACAGGCCCGCTTGAGAAGCCCACATCGAAGCAAGCCACCCCACCCTCCGGCGGCAACCCGCCCGCTTGAGCCCGCCTGAAGTCATCATCAAACCACCGATCAAGCCACCCCCTCCGGCGGCCACAGGCCCGCTTTAGACTTCCGCAGTATACCAAGCCATCCCCTCCGGCGGCCACAGGCCCGCTTGAGACGACCACCCAGCCAATCACCACCGCATGCCACCCCGCCTTCGAAGACCACCATCGATACCCACCAGGATCCGGATCCAGGGCAAGACGAAGCCCTCACGCAAGTACCCTATCATTAAGTGTGACGTTGAGAGTAGAGAGTAGAGGCCCTAAGGGGGCGAATAAACTAAATATGTAAACTTGTATATCAGGTGGTAGCGATTCTTTACAACTGCGCATCCCTGGATAAATAAGTTCCACTTTCTTTATTTGCTTTCTTCCGCTTTGTTCGGGCTTGCAAAGAAGCCATCATGCCTCGTCCTCTGGTGGTGTACAGCAAAATTATTTCTTTTTAGGCTTTTGAGAATTTAAGAGTGTATAAGCTTTGCGCATCTGATTTCCGGTTTAATGGACTtttccacggtcttctttttcctctggattgcttcttcttttcatctgtaactgcgggcactgtttacaaaaaatgacatattcatgaacatccagcgaccgaaagttcactggatgttcaccggatctcgccggatgcaagatgtgagcagtgattttagtaaacacggcccgcagttaccgtttcacagcatgctgtcagttggcatgtgacgtcatcgtggataagttcattgGGTCCTCCTGTAGTTGAGTGTTCCTTTTTCCATTGCGTTCCCACT contains:
- the LOC115256030 gene encoding uncharacterized protein K02A2.6-like → MAATVKIDASAMPPFKIGADPRNDWIKWKRALERFLNANKVEQDEEKFNLLLVLGGIDLQTYYDKVAKWEVQKTIDENEEILEEVIVLKYESAILSLDEYFAPQLKKRFERHILRSMRQNNQEPFEEFVYRLREQANRCIFSDVDDMIVDQVIEGCSSTELRKRLLTTEMSLAEVISLGKTLEEVQKQTREYERPSTSYGESDLTQKVVGRVSFSTRSADNNRKCYNCNRPGHLARDIEKCPAKNVECYGCHTKGHFKVCCRKRKHDEHANRRQVGAKRIHAIVENSNETDKGVFFVKSEEMTEVLEMDVGGVPIKMIIDSGSPANIIDAKTYKRLKDQGARIMNEREPQAGEKTFKAFASDRDIVFNAVFETEIKIPGDETGIWAHVMVAPHGQVSLLSKGTAFALGILKIGYHVNSISATDRSNVEVQGHEEFPKIPEVKLPIQVDHSVPPVVQAVRRFPISMEADVEKTIQDLLDKNIIERAEGPITWVSPLVPVRKSDGRIRLCVDMRAANKAVKRENYPMPNIDDAMSGIKKVAKLSKIDLEAAYYHFELDGDSRHITTFVARSGVYRFCRLMFGIKSAPELFQREMENLFRGIKGLIVYMDDFLIYGETVEEHDETLREVLRRIEKFNMKINKEKSVFGVPSVEFLGHIVSVEGIRPTDGKVKAILDLQPPSSVSELRSLLGLVNFVGKFIPNLSAHTFNMRSLLNKGSLFIWNDKHTQELEAVKGMIANAGYLGFFDPNDETVLVTDASPYGLGAILIQTKDGVSRTISCISKSLAEFEQKYCQTEKECYAIIWAMEKLYVYLYGKHFTLVTDCKPLEYLFNRVKSKPSARIERWILRLQSFDFTVKYEPGEDNLADSLSRLSQGVKDYGTRSDVISWLADEIKPSVLSIEELEKATLADNDLQKVKEAIYSGIWDEVPNEFKTATVKDDLTLYGELILRGDRIVIPTALREKIVNLAHLGHQGGISMKALIRSKVWFPFMDKLVDTIIRNCKPCKMTALPDKPNPMSRRMPTMPWQDLAIDFKEGLPGEMSLLVVVCYTCRFVQVEPMKPATTQKVIGTLLRMFSAFGIPRSITSDNGPQFRAIEFRNFCLSYGIHLNLSTPYWPEQNGAVERQMRNIGKRIKISIIQGTDWKADLYEYLTLYHSTPQEATGVSPGQMMFGREIRNRIPSIHQPPNLNWESSRDRDMQQKEQRKLQADVSRQAKAHNLGRGDVVLMKNFKSGSYEPNFGSEEFEIIDIKGSEITVRSNRTGKEYRRNSSHLKKLLTAESALSDENSSSDTHLSTTDRSLTSTEDQGKDNSSPKRIIRRPVRFNDFVI